A region from the Cetobacterium somerae ATCC BAA-474 genome encodes:
- a CDS encoding TrbC/VirB2 family protein, producing the protein MGFFVYKNSRRFKMKKFNGVVVGMTLYFFNSVVSFASTNADMVWEEPASVIQKSVNGPVALAVALISIAVAGLTWAFSDGGSMMGKSIKIVAALAIVGGASILVSNVFNITGGVTFG; encoded by the coding sequence ATGGGCTTTTTTGTTTATAAAAATTCAAGGAGGTTTAAAATGAAAAAGTTTAATGGAGTAGTTGTGGGAATGACGTTGTATTTTTTTAATTCAGTTGTATCTTTTGCTTCAACTAATGCTGATATGGTATGGGAGGAGCCTGCAAGCGTAATTCAAAAATCTGTAAATGGGCCGGTGGCTTTGGCGGTGGCTCTAATATCTATCGCAGTGGCCGGACTTACTTGGGCCTTTTCTGATGGTGGTAGCATGATGGGAAAATCTATAAAAATTGTGGCAGCTCTGGCTATTGTAGGTGGCGCTTCTATTTTGGTAAGTAACGTATTTAATATAACAGGAGGAGTTACTTTTGGATAG
- a CDS encoding type IV secretion system protein, protein MDREIGYEKAKEEFLDFYMKQSKTIHTWKLLSFISLVLLAVSLSITFYLSTRSSLVPYVIEVDSTGNAKAINTAYEVKYVPDEVAQSYFLKEVLRDMRSVPRDKVLVGRNFKKNLFFLNGFSEKKYRDLIQKEKLSEMVEMFLSRDVFINSFTKISGTKNSYQVRWEEKIYDKNGEVVSKENLIGIFTLDKKQPKTLEEIDNNPLGIMVTDFSISKEK, encoded by the coding sequence TTGGATAGGGAGATAGGGTATGAAAAGGCAAAGGAGGAGTTTTTGGACTTTTATATGAAGCAATCTAAAACTATTCATACTTGGAAGTTATTGTCTTTTATCTCTTTGGTTCTTTTAGCAGTATCCTTATCAATAACCTTTTATCTATCTACAAGATCAAGCCTTGTTCCATATGTTATTGAGGTGGATAGTACAGGAAATGCAAAAGCTATAAATACAGCTTATGAGGTTAAATATGTTCCTGATGAGGTAGCTCAAAGTTATTTTTTAAAAGAGGTTTTAAGAGATATGAGAAGTGTCCCAAGAGATAAAGTTTTAGTTGGAAGAAATTTTAAAAAGAATCTATTTTTTCTAAATGGATTTTCAGAGAAAAAGTATAGAGATTTAATTCAGAAAGAGAAGCTTAGTGAGATGGTTGAGATGTTTCTATCAAGAGATGTTTTCATTAACTCTTTTACAAAGATTTCAGGAACAAAAAATTCATATCAAGTGAGATGGGAAGAGAAGATTTACGATAAAAATGGAGAGGTTGTATCTAAAGAAAACCTAATTGGAATTTTTACTTTAGATAAAAAACAGCCAAAAACCCTGGAGGAGATTGATAACAATCCTTTAGGAATTATGGTAACGGACTTTTCTATCTCAAAGGAGAAGTGA
- a CDS encoding TrbG/VirB9 family P-type conjugative transfer protein, giving the protein MGVCKTLIGVALICSVALGSNENFLKEISPSANAIIVSGIKEAKANIQTEFVYNENSMYTIYCRVNYLTTIFLQPGEEVTYVAGGDTARWSKASAVTGSSEGQRTVIYIKPFSLGLKTNLVINTNKRTYNINLYSAKEWYNPVVKWLYPQDDIMKNIVKTQSEEEMTLTDPRNLNYKYSVNTKKYSFVPSVIFDDGKKTFLVMNSNLQELPSFYIRDGKKLLLVNYRVKGNYLIVDRTFKEGVLRVGEKEITIRRR; this is encoded by the coding sequence ATGGGAGTATGCAAAACTTTAATAGGGGTAGCTTTGATTTGTAGTGTGGCCCTAGGAAGTAACGAAAATTTTTTAAAAGAGATATCACCAAGTGCCAATGCTATTATTGTTTCTGGAATAAAAGAGGCTAAGGCAAATATACAAACTGAGTTTGTTTATAATGAAAACTCAATGTACACAATCTATTGTAGAGTTAACTATCTAACAACAATTTTTCTTCAGCCAGGTGAGGAGGTAACCTATGTGGCTGGAGGAGATACAGCTAGATGGTCAAAAGCTAGTGCAGTTACAGGTTCTAGTGAGGGACAAAGAACAGTTATATATATAAAACCTTTTTCTTTAGGTTTAAAAACTAATCTTGTTATAAATACAAATAAAAGAACATATAATATAAATCTTTATTCAGCTAAAGAGTGGTATAACCCTGTGGTTAAATGGCTTTATCCACAAGATGATATTATGAAAAATATAGTGAAAACTCAAAGTGAAGAGGAGATGACTTTAACAGACCCAAGAAATTTAAATTATAAATACTCTGTGAACACTAAGAAGTACTCCTTTGTTCCATCTGTGATTTTTGACGATGGAAAGAAAACCTTTTTGGTTATGAACAGTAATCTTCAAGAGTTGCCATCATTTTACATCAGGGATGGAAAGAAACTTCTTCTTGTAAACTACCGTGTAAAGGGGAATTATCTCATTGTAGATAGAACTTTTAAAGAGGGTGTTTTAAGAGTTGGAGAAAAAGAGATTACTATAAGGAGAAGGTGA
- the traD gene encoding conjugal transfer protein TraD, with product MKIDELNEKLQKSREKLQELERDKKIYMSNESREKRRKRARNLIMLGALFEIESLDKESGEALLGFLHENKEVFFKNRDKYFEKGKEILEKRKNLKNQENNEIGKEEIKELLELVNIFKSKNQDLGVYIQERFKKKLFQDLTISQFEIIKDYIKNL from the coding sequence ATGAAAATAGATGAATTAAATGAAAAACTTCAAAAAAGTAGGGAAAAGCTTCAAGAATTAGAAAGAGATAAAAAAATATATATGTCTAATGAAAGCAGAGAGAAAAGAAGAAAAAGAGCTCGGAATCTTATAATGTTAGGAGCTTTATTTGAAATTGAAAGTTTGGATAAAGAAAGTGGTGAAGCATTACTTGGGTTTTTACATGAAAATAAAGAGGTATTTTTTAAAAATAGAGATAAGTATTTTGAAAAAGGAAAAGAGATTTTAGAAAAAAGAAAAAATTTAAAAAATCAAGAAAATAACGAAATTGGAAAAGAAGAGATTAAAGAGTTATTAGAACTAGTTAATATATTTAAATCTAAAAATCAAGATTTAGGAGTTTATATACAGGAAAGATTTAAAAAAAAGTTATTTCAAGATTTAACAATAAGTCAATTTGAAATAATAAAAGATTATATAAAAAACCTCTAG